Proteins from a genomic interval of Anaerobaca lacustris:
- a CDS encoding Gfo/Idh/MocA family protein has product MTRASGEGQRGRLSRRDFMGTAAAAMAAVTFVPRHVLGGPGNTPPSEKLNIAGVGIGGMGQNNVRACESENIVALCDVDWAYSADVFKRYPKARAWKDYRKMLDEQTDIDAVIVATPDHTHAVVAMAAMQRGKHVYVQKPLTRSVHEARMLTEAARKYKVATQMGNQGHSSEEIRMLCEWIWDGAIGNVHEVHCWTNRPVWPQGIDRPKDTPPVPDTLDWDLWVGPSPMRPYHPAYLPFNWRAWIDFGAGALGDMGCHVMDAAFWALKLKYPVSVEASHSYEVHQMWTRFENKETYPSAEIVHYQFPAREGMVPVKLHWYDGGLLPERPADLEPGRRLPESGSIFVGDKGKILCGTYSENARIIPEAKMRAYTRPAKSIPRIEDGPGGHEQDWVRACKGGPAASANFGYSGPFTETVVMGNLAVLNPGKKLEWDGENMKVTNDEEANAYVRPAFRDGWSL; this is encoded by the coding sequence ATGACAAGGGCAAGTGGAGAAGGGCAACGCGGCAGGCTGTCCCGTCGGGATTTCATGGGGACGGCTGCGGCCGCGATGGCCGCTGTGACGTTCGTGCCGCGCCACGTCCTGGGCGGTCCGGGCAACACCCCGCCGAGTGAAAAGCTCAACATCGCCGGCGTCGGGATCGGCGGCATGGGCCAGAACAACGTCCGCGCCTGTGAGAGCGAAAACATCGTCGCGCTGTGCGACGTGGATTGGGCGTATTCGGCCGATGTGTTCAAGCGATATCCGAAGGCCCGGGCCTGGAAAGACTACCGCAAGATGCTCGACGAGCAGACGGACATCGACGCGGTGATCGTCGCCACGCCCGACCATACGCACGCGGTGGTGGCGATGGCGGCGATGCAGCGGGGCAAGCACGTCTACGTGCAGAAGCCGCTGACCCGCAGCGTCCACGAGGCCCGCATGCTGACCGAGGCGGCGCGGAAGTACAAGGTCGCCACGCAGATGGGCAACCAGGGCCATTCGAGCGAAGAGATCCGAATGCTCTGCGAGTGGATCTGGGACGGCGCCATCGGCAACGTGCATGAGGTGCACTGCTGGACGAACCGCCCGGTGTGGCCGCAGGGGATCGACCGGCCGAAGGACACCCCGCCCGTGCCCGATACGCTGGATTGGGACCTCTGGGTCGGTCCGTCGCCGATGCGGCCGTACCATCCGGCGTACCTTCCGTTCAACTGGCGCGCGTGGATCGACTTCGGCGCCGGCGCGCTGGGCGACATGGGCTGTCACGTAATGGACGCGGCCTTCTGGGCGCTGAAGCTGAAATACCCCGTCAGCGTGGAGGCCAGCCACTCGTACGAAGTGCACCAGATGTGGACGCGGTTCGAGAACAAGGAGACCTATCCGTCAGCGGAGATCGTGCACTACCAGTTCCCGGCCCGCGAAGGGATGGTCCCGGTGAAGCTGCACTGGTACGACGGTGGTCTGCTGCCCGAGCGGCCGGCCGATCTGGAACCCGGACGCCGGCTTCCCGAAAGCGGCTCGATCTTCGTCGGCGACAAGGGCAAGATCCTGTGCGGGACCTACAGCGAGAATGCGCGGATCATTCCCGAAGCGAAGATGCGGGCTTACACAAGACCGGCCAAGAGCATCCCGCGCATCGAAGACGGCCCGGGCGGCCACGAGCAGGATTGGGTCCGGGCGTGCAAGGGCGGCCCGGCGGCCAGCGCCAATTTCGGCTATTCCGGTCCGTTCACCGAGACCGTGGTGATGGGCAACCTGGCCGTGCTGAATCCGGGCAAGAAGCTCGAATGGGACGGCGAGAACATGAAGGTCACCAACGACGAAGAAGCCAACGCCTACGTGCGTCCGGCGTTCCGCGATGGGTGGTCTCTATAA
- a CDS encoding Gfo/Idh/MocA family protein: MSNITRRQFVKRTAAFGAVSAIGFPSLIRAQGLNEKLQVGFIAVGGRAGTHTDTAHGEGCQCIAFAETDKGRWGGVLEKEGWGQAKGYTDWRKVFENHGKNLDVVFVSTPDHTHFGPSMTAVSMGIHCYTEKPLTWSVREAQLLAAAYAKNPKVVTQQGNQGHAGNGWRFAYEYIKAGAVGDIKEFHTWTNRPIWPQGGDRPEGSDPVPASLDWDAWIGPAPMRPYKGNRAYHDFNWRGVVDFGSGALGDMACHTTDGIYSIMNPGYAATAEPFIMTGPVKDQWPAGMVVKSTYRAKDGRPGFKTFWYEGVDGNGRPFMPDTPEELEVDGRQLPRTGNLIIGSKGKMLVNGDYWETPLIIPETRRKEFGRPPQLLERSPGHHKEFFMACRGEKPREFSQSNFSYSGPMTANIQLGNLCARAGKKLELNEAGEITSDPAINALAWREPRAGWGPLEMKV; the protein is encoded by the coding sequence ATGTCGAACATCACACGTCGTCAGTTTGTCAAACGCACCGCTGCGTTTGGAGCGGTATCTGCGATTGGTTTCCCGAGCCTCATTCGGGCCCAGGGGCTCAACGAGAAGCTCCAGGTGGGATTCATCGCCGTCGGCGGACGGGCCGGGACCCATACAGATACCGCCCACGGCGAAGGCTGTCAGTGCATCGCCTTTGCCGAGACCGACAAAGGGCGATGGGGCGGCGTGTTGGAGAAAGAGGGCTGGGGACAGGCGAAGGGCTATACGGATTGGCGGAAGGTCTTCGAGAACCATGGAAAGAACCTCGATGTGGTGTTCGTCTCGACGCCGGACCACACCCACTTCGGGCCATCCATGACCGCCGTGTCGATGGGCATTCACTGCTACACGGAAAAGCCGCTGACCTGGTCGGTTCGCGAGGCGCAGCTTCTGGCCGCGGCCTATGCCAAGAACCCCAAAGTCGTCACTCAGCAGGGCAACCAAGGCCATGCGGGGAACGGATGGCGGTTCGCCTATGAGTACATCAAGGCCGGCGCCGTCGGCGACATCAAGGAATTCCACACCTGGACCAATCGCCCGATCTGGCCGCAAGGCGGCGACCGTCCGGAAGGGTCGGACCCGGTCCCCGCGTCTCTGGACTGGGACGCCTGGATCGGACCGGCGCCGATGCGTCCTTACAAGGGCAACCGGGCTTACCACGATTTCAACTGGCGTGGCGTGGTCGATTTTGGCTCCGGTGCTTTGGGCGACATGGCCTGCCACACGACCGACGGGATCTATTCGATCATGAATCCGGGCTACGCGGCCACCGCCGAGCCGTTCATCATGACCGGCCCCGTCAAGGATCAGTGGCCCGCCGGGATGGTGGTCAAGAGCACCTACCGCGCCAAAGACGGCCGACCCGGGTTCAAGACCTTCTGGTACGAGGGCGTGGACGGCAACGGCCGCCCCTTCATGCCGGATACCCCGGAGGAACTCGAGGTCGATGGACGCCAACTGCCCAGGACCGGCAACCTGATCATCGGCTCCAAGGGCAAGATGCTAGTCAACGGCGATTACTGGGAAACGCCGCTGATCATCCCCGAGACACGGCGTAAGGAGTTCGGCCGCCCGCCGCAACTGCTCGAACGCTCCCCCGGCCATCACAAGGAATTCTTCATGGCCTGCCGGGGCGAGAAGCCGCGCGAGTTCAGCCAGTCGAACTTCAGCTATTCCGGTCCGATGACCGCTAACATCCAGCTCGGCAATCTCTGTGCCCGCGCGGGCAAGAAGCTCGAGCTCAACGAAGCCGGCGAGATCACCAGCGATCCCGCCATCAACGCTCTGGCATGGCGCGAGCCGCGCGCAGGCTGGGGTCCGCTGGAAATGAAGGTCTAA
- a CDS encoding Gfo/Idh/MocA family protein — translation MMNSNNKTAGTSDLSLSRRHFMGAAAAVAAFTYVPKRVLGQAGGSSANDKMNIAGIGVGGQGAGDLRQVESENIAFLCDVDLNRAGGTIKRYPNAKVYRDFRVMLEKEARNIDAVVIGAPDHIHAPAAIMAMKMGKHVYCEKPMAHTIYEARRMTEVAKETGVVTQMGNQGHAGEGLRLYWEFINDGAIGTVREVHVWSDRAGTAERPWWPQGIGRPTQTIPAPEHLDWDLWLGPAQWRPYAKFSNGRGGEATYAPFNWRGWWDFGCGAIGDMAVHNADPAFFALDLDAPTAVEAETSGVNDETLPIWNIIRFEFPAKGNRPAVKMVWYDGGKLPPRPDDLEEGRNLGDNGILFIGDKGKLLGGSHAGVPRLIPESHMKEYGRPPKTLPRSPGHQKEWIEACKAGKPEDAKSGFWYAGPFTEALLVGNLAVRLQARVEWDTKTLRSPNCPEADNYITKFYRAGYSIM, via the coding sequence ATGATGAACTCGAACAACAAGACCGCAGGAACCTCGGATCTGAGTCTGTCTCGACGACACTTCATGGGAGCGGCGGCTGCGGTGGCCGCTTTCACGTACGTTCCCAAGCGGGTGTTGGGTCAGGCCGGCGGCAGCTCGGCCAACGACAAGATGAACATCGCCGGTATCGGTGTCGGCGGGCAGGGCGCCGGCGACCTGCGGCAGGTTGAGAGTGAGAATATCGCCTTTCTCTGCGACGTCGATCTGAATCGGGCCGGCGGGACGATCAAGCGGTACCCGAATGCGAAGGTCTACCGTGATTTCCGCGTAATGCTCGAGAAGGAGGCCAGGAACATCGACGCGGTCGTCATCGGTGCCCCCGACCACATTCACGCGCCGGCGGCGATCATGGCGATGAAGATGGGCAAGCACGTCTACTGCGAGAAACCGATGGCCCATACGATCTATGAGGCCCGTCGGATGACCGAGGTGGCGAAGGAGACGGGCGTCGTGACGCAGATGGGCAACCAGGGCCACGCCGGTGAAGGACTGCGGCTCTATTGGGAGTTCATCAACGATGGGGCCATCGGAACGGTCCGCGAGGTCCACGTCTGGAGCGATCGGGCCGGTACGGCCGAGCGTCCCTGGTGGCCTCAGGGCATCGGCCGACCGACGCAGACGATCCCGGCGCCCGAGCATCTGGACTGGGACCTGTGGCTCGGTCCGGCCCAATGGCGGCCCTATGCCAAGTTCTCCAACGGCCGGGGCGGCGAAGCCACCTATGCGCCGTTCAACTGGCGCGGCTGGTGGGACTTCGGCTGCGGCGCCATCGGCGACATGGCCGTCCACAATGCCGACCCGGCGTTCTTCGCGCTGGACCTGGACGCGCCGACCGCCGTGGAGGCCGAGACCAGTGGAGTCAACGACGAGACGCTGCCCATCTGGAACATCATTCGGTTCGAGTTCCCCGCCAAGGGCAATCGTCCGGCGGTCAAGATGGTCTGGTACGACGGTGGGAAACTGCCCCCGCGCCCGGACGATCTGGAAGAAGGGCGGAATCTCGGCGACAACGGGATCCTGTTCATCGGCGACAAGGGCAAGCTGCTCGGCGGCAGCCACGCGGGCGTACCCCGATTGATCCCTGAATCGCACATGAAGGAATACGGCCGACCGCCGAAGACACTGCCCCGGTCGCCCGGTCATCAGAAGGAATGGATCGAGGCCTGCAAGGCGGGCAAACCTGAGGATGCCAAGAGCGGTTTCTGGTATGCCGGTCCGTTCACCGAGGCGCTGCTCGTCGGCAACCTGGCGGTGCGCTTGCAGGCGCGCGTCGAGTGGGATACCAAGACGCTGCGCTCGCCCAACTGCCCCGAGGCCGACAACTACATCACGAAGTTCTATCGCGCCGGCTACAGCATCATGTAG
- a CDS encoding Gfo/Idh/MocA family protein translates to MSNTNITRRQFVQRTAAFGAVSAIGFPRLIRAQGLNEKLQVGFIAAGGQAGSHTGAAHGEGCQCIAFAEVDKTRWGGVLEKEGWGQAKGYTDWRKVFENHGKELDVVFVATPDHSHFAPTMTAVSMGIHCYTEKPLTWSVREAQLLAAAYAKNPKVVTQQGNQGHAGNGWRLAYEYIKAGAVGEIKEFHTWTNRPVWPQGGGRPEGSDPVPETLDWDAWIGPAAMRPYKKGVYHSFNWRGFVDFGSGALGDMACHTTDGIYSIMDPGYAATAEPYIMTGPVTDMWPAGMIVKSTYRAKDGRPGFKTFWYEGNDGTGKPLMPEPPEELAMRGRPVNLPRTGNLIYGTKGKMLVEGDYWERVRLLPLERQREFGEPETLLERSPGHHKEFFMACRGEKPREFSQSNFAYSGPMTANIQLGNLCARAGKKLELNEAGEITNDPAINDLAWREPRAGWGPLEMKV, encoded by the coding sequence ATGTCGAACACGAACATCACACGTCGTCAATTTGTCCAGCGCACGGCTGCGTTTGGAGCCGTATCGGCGATTGGTTTCCCGCGCCTTATCCGAGCCCAGGGACTCAATGAGAAACTTCAAGTCGGTTTCATTGCGGCCGGTGGGCAAGCTGGGTCCCATACCGGCGCCGCTCATGGGGAAGGCTGTCAGTGCATTGCCTTCGCCGAAGTCGACAAGACCCGATGGGGTGGTGTGTTGGAGAAGGAAGGCTGGGGACAGGCGAAGGGGTATACGGACTGGCGAAAGGTCTTCGAGAACCACGGCAAGGAACTCGATGTGGTCTTCGTGGCGACGCCGGACCACAGTCATTTTGCACCGACGATGACCGCCGTGTCGATGGGCATTCACTGCTACACGGAGAAGCCGCTGACCTGGTCGGTTCGCGAGGCGCAGCTTCTGGCGGCCGCCTACGCCAAGAACCCCAAGGTGGTCACCCAGCAGGGCAACCAGGGCCATGCCGGGAATGGGTGGCGGCTGGCATATGAGTACATCAAGGCCGGCGCGGTCGGCGAGATCAAGGAGTTTCACACCTGGACGAATCGGCCGGTCTGGCCCCAGGGTGGTGGTCGTCCGGAAGGGTCGGACCCGGTCCCCGAGACGCTGGACTGGGACGCCTGGATTGGCCCGGCGGCGATGCGTCCCTACAAGAAGGGCGTCTACCATTCGTTCAACTGGCGCGGCTTTGTCGATTTCGGCTCGGGCGCCTTGGGCGACATGGCCTGCCACACCACCGACGGGATCTACTCGATCATGGATCCGGGCTATGCCGCCACGGCCGAGCCATATATCATGACCGGACCCGTCACGGACATGTGGCCGGCCGGCATGATTGTCAAGAGCACCTACCGCGCCAAGGATGGTCGGCCGGGCTTCAAGACCTTCTGGTACGAGGGCAACGACGGAACTGGCAAGCCGCTCATGCCCGAGCCTCCCGAGGAACTTGCCATGCGCGGACGCCCGGTGAATTTGCCGAGGACCGGCAATCTGATCTATGGCACCAAGGGCAAGATGCTGGTGGAAGGCGACTACTGGGAACGCGTGCGGTTGCTCCCCCTGGAGCGACAACGTGAATTTGGCGAACCGGAGACCCTGCTCGAACGTTCGCCTGGGCATCACAAGGAGTTCTTCATGGCCTGCCGGGGCGAGAAGCCGCGCGAGTTCAGCCAGTCGAATTTTGCCTATTCCGGCCCGATGACGGCCAATATCCAACTCGGGAATCTCTGTGCCCGCGCGGGCAAGAAGCTCGAGCTCAACGAAGCGGGCGAGATCACCAACGACCCGGCCATCAACGACCTGGCCTGGCGCGAGCCGCGCGCGGGTTGGGGTCCGTTGGAGATGAAGGTCTAA
- a CDS encoding Gfo/Idh/MocA family protein has protein sequence MRRATTIGGRCLDGQKAFEAGPKMSRRRVLGAAANLTTLMIVPRHVLGGTGHVPPSERLNIAGIGVGGQGAGDLQNVSSENIVALCDVDRAHAAETFKRYPNARAYSDFRVMLETEDKNIDAVVVATPDHTHAVATMMAIKMGKHVYCEKPLTHSMYEAREIAKAAREAGVATQMGNQGHAGEGIRLICEWIWDGAIGPVREVHAWTTHAVWPQGLQRPRETPPVPHALDWDLWLGPAPSRPYHPAYAPALWRGWWDFGTGGLGDMGCHNLDPVFWALRLGAPTSVEASCSVFVPTITWDKPFNTESYPQASIVRYEFPEREGMPAMDLIWYDGGLMPQRPRELEDGRFMGDKLGGVVFVGDKGKIMCGSYGNAPRLIPESRMREYKRPEKSILRSVGHHKEWIDACKGGRPAGSNFDYAGPLTEMVLLGNVAVRMSLELQAKGLKLLYDEASMKVTNLPEANEYMHRTYRDGWTL, from the coding sequence GTGCGAAGGGCCACGACAATCGGCGGCAGATGTCTCGATGGACAGAAGGCCTTTGAGGCGGGTCCGAAGATGTCCCGCCGCCGAGTGCTCGGAGCGGCAGCGAATCTCACCACACTGATGATCGTCCCTCGCCATGTCCTGGGCGGAACGGGCCATGTTCCCCCCAGCGAGAGGCTTAACATCGCCGGCATTGGGGTCGGGGGCCAGGGCGCGGGCGATTTGCAGAATGTCAGCAGCGAGAACATCGTCGCCCTGTGCGACGTCGATCGGGCTCATGCCGCCGAGACGTTCAAGCGTTACCCGAACGCCAGAGCATACTCTGACTTTCGGGTCATGCTTGAGACCGAAGACAAGAACATCGACGCCGTTGTTGTGGCCACGCCGGATCATACCCACGCGGTCGCCACGATGATGGCGATCAAGATGGGCAAGCACGTCTACTGCGAGAAGCCCCTGACGCATTCGATGTACGAGGCGCGCGAAATCGCCAAGGCCGCGCGCGAGGCGGGCGTCGCCACGCAGATGGGCAACCAGGGCCACGCGGGTGAAGGCATTCGCCTGATCTGCGAGTGGATCTGGGACGGCGCGATCGGGCCGGTTCGCGAGGTGCACGCATGGACGACCCATGCCGTCTGGCCTCAGGGGCTCCAGCGGCCTAGGGAGACGCCGCCGGTTCCCCACGCGCTGGACTGGGACTTGTGGCTGGGACCGGCGCCGTCGCGGCCGTACCACCCCGCCTACGCGCCGGCGCTGTGGCGCGGCTGGTGGGATTTCGGCACCGGCGGTCTTGGTGACATGGGCTGTCACAATCTCGATCCGGTCTTCTGGGCCCTGAGACTCGGCGCTCCGACGAGCGTGGAGGCGAGCTGTTCGGTCTTCGTCCCGACGATCACGTGGGACAAACCCTTCAACACGGAAAGCTATCCGCAGGCGTCGATCGTGCGATACGAGTTCCCGGAGCGCGAAGGCATGCCGGCGATGGACCTGATCTGGTACGACGGGGGTCTGATGCCGCAGCGTCCCAGGGAACTCGAAGACGGCCGGTTCATGGGGGACAAGCTGGGCGGCGTGGTCTTCGTGGGCGACAAGGGCAAGATCATGTGCGGCAGTTACGGCAATGCGCCTCGCCTGATTCCAGAGTCCAGGATGCGAGAATACAAACGGCCCGAAAAGAGTATCCTGCGTTCGGTCGGACATCACAAGGAATGGATCGATGCCTGCAAGGGAGGCCGACCCGCCGGCTCGAATTTCGACTATGCCGGTCCGCTGACGGAGATGGTTCTGCTGGGTAACGTCGCGGTGCGCATGAGCCTCGAATTGCAGGCTAAAGGGCTCAAGCTCCTCTATGACGAAGCGAGCATGAAGGTGACGAATCTGCCCGAGGCCAACGAGTACATGCATCGGACGTATCGGGACGGATGGACTCTCTGA
- a CDS encoding HEAT repeat domain-containing protein, whose protein sequence is MRLSSKRNGLVLIVVVVATLAAPHGAAAADAHQEVIDLVIDELRSGDPERQAGAIAIVRDIPGEAITMSLAEELAKLSPAVQVQLLSTLADRGDATALPAVMQTTNAQDESVRVAALRAVGQLGGAEEVSMLAQRAAQSRGQEQKAARDSLYRLRGSEVNATIVKTLTTAAPEVKVELIRAVGERNIIDAVATLLQAANDEDRRVRLESLKVLRVVADPKTLPALIDLTLRLTGQSDRTEGERTVSAVARKIEEPNRRAAPVLAALANTEKISDRASLLRMLGRIGDNSALAALRAALAGPEAELQDAAIRALADWPTPEPVDDLLQVAQTSDNPVHKVLSLRGFVRLLDSPSGRSAEETVALYGKAMDLAPNAVEQKRVLAGLGGAGTLPALRMAARYLENAALQVEAESAIVRIAQTIQDAHRQECHELLAKVIRNTKNDTLREQAQSIIDAAATP, encoded by the coding sequence ATGAGGTTGTCTTCGAAGAGAAACGGCCTGGTGCTGATCGTGGTCGTTGTGGCCACCTTGGCTGCGCCGCACGGTGCGGCGGCCGCCGATGCGCACCAGGAAGTGATCGACCTGGTGATCGACGAGCTTCGCAGTGGCGACCCCGAGCGGCAGGCCGGAGCGATCGCCATCGTACGGGATATCCCGGGTGAGGCGATTACCATGTCGCTGGCCGAGGAGCTTGCCAAACTGTCGCCTGCGGTTCAGGTCCAGTTGCTTTCGACCCTTGCCGACCGTGGCGATGCGACGGCACTGCCGGCGGTTATGCAGACGACCAACGCTCAGGACGAGTCGGTCCGTGTGGCGGCCCTGCGAGCCGTCGGCCAGTTGGGCGGGGCGGAGGAAGTCTCCATGCTGGCCCAACGGGCGGCCCAGAGCCGCGGGCAGGAGCAGAAAGCCGCCCGAGACAGCCTCTATCGCCTGCGTGGTTCGGAGGTGAACGCCACGATCGTCAAAACTCTGACGACCGCGGCGCCGGAGGTCAAGGTTGAGTTGATCCGCGCGGTTGGCGAACGCAACATCATCGACGCCGTGGCCACTCTGTTGCAGGCGGCCAACGACGAAGACCGGAGAGTTCGATTGGAGTCGCTCAAGGTCTTGCGGGTCGTTGCCGACCCAAAGACCCTGCCGGCTCTGATCGACCTGACGTTGCGTCTGACAGGCCAGTCGGATCGCACCGAAGGCGAGCGGACTGTTTCGGCTGTCGCTCGCAAGATCGAAGAACCGAATCGGCGTGCGGCCCCGGTTCTGGCGGCGCTGGCCAACACCGAGAAAATCAGTGATCGGGCGTCGCTGCTTCGCATGCTCGGTCGGATCGGCGACAACAGCGCGTTGGCGGCTCTGCGCGCGGCCCTGGCCGGCCCGGAGGCCGAGCTTCAGGATGCGGCCATCCGCGCCCTGGCGGATTGGCCGACGCCGGAACCGGTTGATGATCTGCTCCAGGTGGCGCAGACCAGCGACAATCCCGTGCACAAGGTCCTGTCGTTGCGAGGGTTCGTGCGCCTGCTCGATTCGCCGAGCGGCCGGTCCGCCGAGGAGACGGTCGCATTGTACGGCAAGGCGATGGATCTGGCGCCCAACGCCGTCGAGCAGAAACGCGTGCTCGCCGGTCTGGGCGGCGCGGGGACGTTGCCGGCCTTGCGAATGGCCGCCCGGTATCTGGAGAACGCAGCGCTTCAAGTGGAGGCCGAATCGGCCATCGTCAGGATCGCTCAGACGATTCAGGACGCTCATCGGCAAGAGTGTCACGAGCTGCTTGCCAAGGTCATCAGGAACACGAAGAACGATACGTTGCGCGAGCAGGCCCAGAGCATCATCGATGCAGCTGCAACGCCATAG